The sequence below is a genomic window from Vallicoccus soli.
ATCGGCGCCGAGGCCGGGGGAGAGGAGCCGCAGCTCTACTACCCGACGCTCGACGTGTTCGTGCGCGAGCTGTTGGCCCCCACGTACCGGCGGGTGATCGACGGCCGCCACCGCAGCTGGTGCCCGCAATGGTGGCGCCACGGCGAAGCGATCGCCCGCCTCGAGGCGCTGTGGCGAGCCTGGGAGCACCTGCGCCACGACCCGGCTATCGGGGCGTCGTCGTGGTTCCGCGATCACGCCGACCCTCACATGGCCGTCCTGTTCGACCCCGACGCCGGCCCGTTCAAGTACTGCACCAGCGAGCAGGGACACAGCCCTCGCCTGCAGCCACTTCCACTCGATGCGCCCCCCGAGGGGCTCTTCCAACTACCTACACCATGAGTTTAGGCGGACTGGAGTCAGACGCACGACGTGTACCACAGTAGTTGATTGCGAGCGCGGGGAACTCAGACTGGTGTGGAACCCTCGCACACAGTGGCCGTTCTCCCAACGTTTCACTCTTGCGACCTCCATCTCGTCACGAAGGCTCCCGACATGCCGCGTGGATCCCCTTACCGGCAGATCGTGCCGTAGTGGGCGTGCTCGGACCGCTATGCCTACGGCACGGACGACCATCGCTTCGCCTTGGCCAACGCACTTGCCGCCGGAGTGGACCAGATGACGCAATGGCGCGTACGGCTGCCGGAGGTTGCGGCACACTCGCAGTGCTAGCTTTGCGCCCTTTGGAGGGGGAGCAGTGATTGATAGGGCGACGACCGTTGTTCTAGGCACGGCGCTGATCGCTACGGCCTCGGCGGCGCTCGCCTTAACTACACAGGGAGGCGACGCAGCCTCAGTTTCTTCGCCTCCTGCGACTGACGGTCGGGCAACCGCCCTGGCTCCCGAGGAGATCCTATTCAGAGCCACCACCGGCGTTAGCTATCTGTTCGGCGGGGACGACTTTGGGTCGCAGAAGGAGCCGGACCCCGCGTCGCTACTCGTACTCACGCGGGGATGTCCACCGAGCGATGCACACCTGACAGCCTTCGACGGCCGCGGCTCTATGGGCGACGCCACGAACGGCCAGGACAGAGTCCTCGTTGACGTAAAAGGCGCCACCCTATTATTGAGGCCCAGCACGGAGAAGGAGTTAACACCTGAGGAGCGAAGCAACGGCATCTGCTCCGTCACCCTTGAGCCACGCGAGCGCCTTGTGAGCCTTCAAGCAGCGGGCAAAGGGCTAGTACTACTTAGCGATAGTGCGCCGGCGGACGCCGCCGCAGCTAAGGCCGTTCTGTGGAAGTACAGGACACAGGTCACCTCCACACCGCAGGTCTTCTTTCTGGCGCTACTTGTTGGCTTAGGGCTCCCGCCCCTCGTCCTCATTGCCGGCGAGATAGGTGCGAACAGGGGATTCAAGTGGCTCAAG
It includes:
- a CDS encoding DUF4913 domain-containing protein — encoded protein: MSDHSDDTARWAEADELADRAGALDDVEELVEVDLDGPDDYPDPDGDPYGPTSARTGSIGAEAGGEEPQLYYPTLDVFVRELLAPTYRRVIDGRHRSWCPQWWRHGEAIARLEALWRAWEHLRHDPAIGASSWFRDHADPHMAVLFDPDAGPFKYCTSEQGHSPRLQPLPLDAPPEGLFQLPTP